In uncultured Cohaesibacter sp., a genomic segment contains:
- the rimM gene encoding ribosome maturation factor RimM (Essential for efficient processing of 16S rRNA), translated as MAKGPSDPQGKVCIAQFGAAHGIRGEIRVKLFAEEPDALFDYGALETADGTRQFEFLSARESKTIFVCRIKGLTNRNDVEALNGVRLYVDRDRLPELEEEEFYHSDLIGLDARLEDGTSIGTIVAIHDFGAGDMLDVMPKRGKGYYIPFTREVVPVVKLSEGYVLVNPPEGLLDEADESERAQEGEGVDFAQSPELFEGLDKE; from the coding sequence ATGGCAAAGGGTCCATCCGATCCGCAGGGCAAGGTTTGTATTGCCCAGTTCGGGGCTGCTCATGGCATTCGAGGCGAGATCAGGGTCAAGCTGTTCGCTGAAGAGCCTGATGCGCTGTTTGATTATGGCGCACTGGAAACCGCAGACGGGACACGCCAGTTCGAATTTCTTTCCGCTCGCGAGTCCAAGACCATTTTTGTCTGTCGCATCAAGGGGCTTACCAATCGCAACGATGTGGAAGCGCTCAATGGGGTGCGGCTCTATGTGGATCGGGACAGGCTGCCCGAGCTTGAGGAGGAGGAATTCTATCATTCCGATCTCATCGGGCTCGATGCAAGGCTGGAAGATGGGACATCCATCGGCACCATCGTTGCGATCCATGATTTTGGTGCTGGTGACATGCTTGATGTGATGCCCAAGCGGGGCAAGGGCTATTATATTCCCTTCACCCGTGAAGTGGTGCCTGTCGTGAAGCTGTCCGAAGGCTATGTTCTGGTCAATCCACCCGAAGGGCTGCTTGATGAGGCAGATGAGAGCGAGCGGGCGCAGGAAGGTGAGGGGGTCGATTTTGCCCAATCTCCCGAATTGTTCGAAGGTCTCGATAAAGAATAG
- the rpsP gene encoding 30S ribosomal protein S16 — protein MALKIRLARGGSKKRPYYRIVVADVRAPRDGRFIDKVGSYNPLLPKDSDQRVQLDVERVKHWMEKGAKPTDRVLRFLDAAGLATRPARSNPKKGEPGAKAKERLEEQRMKEEEAAAAAAEAEAPAEEASAE, from the coding sequence ATGGCACTGAAAATTCGTCTGGCCCGCGGTGGCTCCAAAAAACGTCCTTACTACCGTATCGTTGTTGCTGACGTTCGTGCACCTCGCGACGGCCGTTTCATCGACAAGGTTGGTTCCTACAACCCGCTGCTGCCCAAGGATTCCGATCAGCGCGTTCAGCTCGACGTTGAGCGCGTCAAGCACTGGATGGAAAAGGGCGCCAAGCCGACCGATCGTGTTCTGCGCTTCCTGGATGCTGCCGGTCTGGCAACCCGTCCTGCTCGCAGCAACCCGAAAAAAGGTGAGCCGGGTGCAAAAGCTAAGGAACGCCTTGAAGAACAGCGCATGAAGGAAGAAGAAGCTGCCGCAGCTGCTGCAGAAGCTGAAGCTCCTGCTGAAGAAGCCAGCGCTGAATAA
- the ffh gene encoding signal recognition particle protein: protein MFESLSDRLSGIFDKLSKRGALSESDVNSALREVRRALIEADVALDVVRAFTEQVKEKAVGVEVIKSVSPAQMVIKLVHDQLVEMLGADARVIDLNAPAPVPIMMVGLQGSGKTTSTAKIALRLQTRDRKKVLMASLDTRRPAAQEQLRVLGEQNDIATLPIVAGQTPTQIAARAINAAKLGGFDVVMLDTAGRTHVDEPLMVEMEEIRKVTNPHEILLVADSLTGQDAVNVAKSFDERCDVTGIVLTRVDGDGRGGAALSMRAVTGKPIKLMGTGEKADALEEFHPERIAGRILGMGDIVSLVEKAAETIDAEKAALAAEKLRKGKFDLEDLKDQLGQMAKLGGMSGIMGLMPGIGKIKKQMAAANLDDSIVNRQVAIINSMTRQERRNPKLLNASRKKRVAAGAGVQVSEINKLLKMHRQMADMMKMLGKKKGGLGGLFGGGMPQIDPAQLEEMQKSGQMPDMGDLAKGMGGGLPGGGLPGGFPGGLPGGMPGLPGLGGPKFPGLGGMPGKGKKKR, encoded by the coding sequence ATGTTTGAATCGCTATCAGATCGCCTGAGCGGCATTTTTGACAAGCTCTCCAAGCGCGGTGCGCTTAGCGAGTCCGATGTCAATTCTGCGCTGCGCGAAGTTCGTCGCGCGCTGATCGAAGCAGACGTTGCTCTTGATGTTGTGCGCGCCTTTACCGAGCAGGTGAAGGAAAAGGCTGTTGGTGTCGAGGTGATCAAGTCGGTCAGCCCGGCGCAGATGGTGATCAAGCTGGTGCATGACCAGCTGGTCGAGATGCTCGGGGCCGATGCCAGGGTCATTGACCTTAATGCTCCGGCACCAGTTCCCATCATGATGGTCGGTTTGCAGGGCTCGGGTAAAACCACCTCGACGGCCAAGATCGCGCTGCGTTTGCAGACCCGTGATCGCAAGAAGGTTCTGATGGCCTCGCTCGATACCCGGCGTCCTGCGGCGCAGGAACAGCTGCGGGTTCTGGGCGAGCAGAATGACATCGCGACGCTGCCGATCGTGGCCGGCCAGACGCCGACACAGATTGCTGCGCGCGCCATCAATGCCGCCAAGCTCGGTGGCTTTGATGTGGTGATGCTCGATACGGCGGGCCGTACTCATGTGGATGAGCCTCTCATGGTCGAGATGGAAGAAATCCGCAAGGTTACCAATCCGCATGAAATCCTGCTGGTTGCCGATAGTCTTACCGGTCAGGATGCGGTCAATGTGGCCAAGAGTTTTGATGAGCGCTGCGATGTCACCGGCATCGTGCTGACCCGCGTTGATGGCGATGGTCGCGGTGGTGCGGCGCTGTCCATGCGGGCGGTGACCGGCAAGCCGATCAAGCTGATGGGTACGGGCGAGAAGGCCGATGCGCTGGAAGAGTTCCACCCCGAACGTATCGCCGGTCGTATTCTCGGCATGGGCGATATCGTGTCGCTGGTCGAGAAGGCCGCAGAGACGATCGATGCCGAAAAGGCCGCGCTTGCTGCGGAAAAGCTGCGCAAGGGCAAGTTCGATCTGGAAGATCTCAAGGATCAGCTGGGTCAGATGGCCAAACTTGGCGGCATGAGCGGCATCATGGGGTTGATGCCGGGTATCGGCAAGATCAAGAAGCAGATGGCTGCGGCCAATCTGGACGATTCCATCGTCAACCGTCAGGTCGCGATCATCAATTCGATGACCCGGCAGGAGAGACGCAATCCCAAGCTGCTCAATGCCAGTCGCAAGAAGCGTGTGGCTGCCGGTGCGGGCGTTCAGGTGTCCGAAATCAACAAGCTGTTGAAGATGCATCGCCAGATGGCGGACATGATGAAGATGCTGGGCAAAAAGAAGGGTGGCCTTGGCGGCCTGTTCGGTGGCGGCATGCCACAGATCGACCCGGCTCAGCTGGAAGAAATGCAGAAATCCGGTCAGATGCCCGATATGGGCGATCTGGCCAAAGGAATGGGGGGCGGACTGCCAGGTGGTGGTCTTCCCGGCGGTTTCCCAGGGGGATTGCCCGGCGGCATGCCGGGTCTTCCGGGCCTTGGTGGACCGAAATTTCCCGGTCTGGGCGGCATGCCCGGCAAAGGTAAGAAGAAACGCTAG
- a CDS encoding HAD family hydrolase — translation MSSLFFDLDGTLTDPKAGIISSVHYALDKLGIAERPDDLDWVIGPPLQESFALIVGKDRAEEGVLAYREHYSVTGLYENEVYAGIEPLLAELKEAGHPLYVATSKPHVFANPILERFGLAGYFDAVFGAELDGTRGNKADLLAYALKETSADAKTSIMLGDRKHDILGAKANGMKTISLLWGYGSRQEFEAAGTDQIVASVDELREVLL, via the coding sequence ATGTCTTCTCTGTTTTTTGACCTTGATGGTACGCTGACAGACCCGAAAGCGGGCATCATCAGTTCCGTGCATTACGCGCTCGACAAGCTTGGCATTGCCGAGCGCCCCGATGATCTGGACTGGGTGATCGGCCCGCCCTTGCAGGAGAGCTTTGCGCTGATCGTCGGCAAGGATCGCGCCGAGGAAGGTGTGCTTGCCTATCGGGAGCATTATAGCGTGACCGGGCTTTACGAGAATGAGGTTTATGCGGGCATTGAGCCATTGCTCGCTGAGCTGAAGGAGGCGGGGCATCCTCTCTATGTGGCGACATCCAAGCCCCATGTCTTTGCCAATCCCATTCTGGAGCGCTTCGGGCTGGCGGGATATTTCGATGCGGTCTTTGGCGCAGAGCTGGATGGAACCCGCGGCAACAAGGCGGATCTGCTTGCCTATGCGCTAAAGGAAACCTCAGCGGATGCGAAGACATCCATCATGCTGGGAGACCGCAAGCATGATATTCTTGGGGCCAAGGCCAATGGCATGAAGACCATATCGCTGCTCTGGGGCTATGGGTCGCGGCAAGAATTTGAGGCAGCCGGAACAGACCAAATTGTCGCTTCGGTCGATGAATTGCGCGAAGTGCTACTGTAA
- a CDS encoding GGDEF domain-containing protein, with the protein MFSSLDIATIYVCLFLSLLVAAATMATVWRSNGHEPAAGYWTLAYGLGLVGAALLAMQEVLGPFVPALSTAIILAANIGMISGFRAFNGQKTPGWLFMLVPGLYLIAAELLPWIYDDPNRNAMVQSFIVMIVAFTNAHAVIRGEGNRELPMALPASIILTIHGIVRGSVVYYALINPAPVIDSRMEAGWWKLFLLEIFFNTTMMAISTIILIKDRAEQRHRIASETDVLTGIANRRAFVNKINKVLGEAEPEAVLAILDLDHFKQVNDTYGHDAGDQVLIDFAKIAKLHLPTSALFGRMGGEEFAIYLSGKGYDHKAILDRVRRKIAYTPFDYKGLPINFTISIGFASVATAGKSFDHLFAAADCAMYLAKKEGRNRVLAYKPSMRLREVLADDFKGYGDFTESNMALKIF; encoded by the coding sequence ATGTTTAGTTCGCTTGATATTGCGACAATTTATGTTTGTCTTTTTCTCTCTTTGCTCGTTGCCGCTGCAACGATGGCAACGGTCTGGCGCAGCAATGGTCATGAACCGGCGGCCGGCTACTGGACACTCGCATACGGGCTCGGTCTGGTTGGCGCGGCGCTTCTTGCCATGCAGGAGGTTCTGGGGCCCTTTGTTCCAGCTCTCAGCACTGCGATTATTCTTGCTGCCAATATTGGCATGATCTCCGGTTTTCGGGCATTTAATGGCCAGAAAACGCCCGGTTGGCTGTTCATGCTGGTGCCCGGACTCTATCTGATAGCGGCGGAATTGCTGCCATGGATCTATGATGATCCGAACCGAAATGCCATGGTTCAGTCCTTCATCGTCATGATCGTCGCATTCACGAATGCCCATGCTGTCATCAGGGGAGAAGGAAACAGGGAGCTGCCGATGGCACTTCCGGCCTCGATCATTCTGACCATTCACGGGATTGTTCGCGGATCTGTGGTCTATTACGCCCTGATCAATCCTGCTCCGGTGATTGACAGCCGGATGGAAGCGGGCTGGTGGAAGCTGTTTCTGCTGGAAATTTTCTTCAATACGACGATGATGGCGATTTCAACGATCATCCTGATCAAGGATCGCGCCGAGCAGAGACATCGGATCGCTTCGGAGACAGATGTCCTGACCGGGATTGCCAATCGGCGTGCTTTCGTCAACAAGATCAACAAGGTGCTGGGGGAAGCCGAACCGGAAGCGGTGCTGGCCATTCTGGATCTCGATCACTTCAAGCAGGTTAATGATACCTATGGGCATGATGCCGGTGATCAGGTGCTGATCGATTTTGCCAAGATTGCCAAATTGCATTTGCCCACATCGGCGCTTTTCGGGCGCATGGGCGGGGAAGAATTTGCCATCTATCTGTCCGGGAAGGGGTATGATCACAAGGCCATTCTGGATCGTGTGCGTCGTAAAATCGCCTATACTCCCTTTGATTACAAGGGCTTGCCTATCAATTTCACCATCAGCATCGGCTTCGCATCGGTGGCTACGGCAGGAAAGAGCTTTGATCATCTGTTTGCTGCTGCCGATTGTGCCATGTATCTGGCCAAGAAGGAGGGGCGCAATCGGGTTCTGGCCTACAAGCCGTCCATGCGTCTGCGCGAGGTCTTGGCTGACGACTTCAAGGGCTATGGCGACTTTACCGAGTCGAACATGGCGCTGAAGATATTCTAG
- a CDS encoding saccharopine dehydrogenase: MSPSSSEQKTHVWLRDEDRSTERRTALTPKNAQKLIENGFAVTVEKSSKRVCPNEDYEAVGCTLAEPRSWVNAPKDAVILGLKELAETPEKLPHRMIHFAHIYKDQTGWEKEMARFVNGEGLLYDIEFLTNENGRRVAAFGYWAGWMGAALGAFRLLERRAGRNQITKGVSPFESQEVIIEQLKALASEVDGDLPTAIVIGAKGRSGTGASQCLEAIGMKVTKWDIEETRLLDRKALLSHDLMVNCVLMFGPGLLLANKTHLADAECNMKVISDVSCDPFSDFNPLPIYEAPTSWEEPVIEVAKNGAGDAVEVTSIDNLPSLLPAQAAEEFSDQFITSLLEFDEGIEWQNAKAKFEEIRKRAGL; this comes from the coding sequence ATGTCACCTTCATCTTCGGAACAAAAAACACATGTCTGGCTGCGCGATGAAGACCGCAGCACCGAACGGCGCACCGCGCTCACACCCAAAAACGCTCAGAAGCTGATCGAAAATGGCTTTGCCGTAACGGTCGAGAAAAGCAGCAAGCGCGTCTGCCCGAATGAGGATTACGAGGCCGTCGGTTGCACATTGGCCGAGCCGCGTTCCTGGGTGAACGCCCCCAAGGACGCAGTCATTCTGGGCCTCAAAGAACTGGCAGAAACACCCGAAAAGCTGCCCCACCGCATGATCCATTTTGCCCATATCTACAAGGATCAGACGGGTTGGGAAAAGGAAATGGCCCGCTTCGTCAATGGCGAAGGCCTGCTTTATGACATCGAATTCCTGACCAATGAGAACGGCCGCCGCGTCGCCGCTTTCGGCTATTGGGCCGGATGGATGGGGGCAGCTCTGGGTGCTTTCCGCCTGCTGGAGCGCCGCGCTGGACGCAATCAGATCACCAAAGGCGTTTCCCCCTTTGAAAGTCAGGAAGTCATCATCGAGCAATTGAAGGCGCTGGCCTCTGAAGTGGATGGCGATTTGCCAACGGCGATCGTGATCGGGGCCAAGGGTCGCTCGGGAACCGGTGCCAGCCAGTGTCTGGAAGCCATCGGCATGAAGGTGACCAAATGGGACATCGAGGAAACCCGGCTGCTCGACCGCAAGGCGCTGCTCTCCCATGACCTGATGGTCAACTGCGTGTTGATGTTCGGTCCGGGCCTGCTGCTGGCCAACAAAACCCATCTGGCCGATGCCGAATGCAATATGAAGGTCATCTCCGACGTATCCTGCGATCCCTTCTCCGATTTCAATCCGCTGCCCATTTATGAGGCGCCGACCAGTTGGGAAGAGCCTGTTATCGAAGTTGCCAAAAATGGCGCGGGCGATGCGGTGGAAGTCACCTCGATCGACAATCTGCCCTCCCTGCTGCCAGCGCAGGCTGCCGAAGAATTTTCCGACCAGTTCATCACCTCGCTTTTAGAGTTTGACGAGGGCATCGAATGGCAGAATGCCAAGGCAAAATTTGAAGAGATCAGAAAGAGAGCTGGGCTCTAG